From one Prosthecobacter dejongeii genomic stretch:
- a CDS encoding AAA family ATPase: MVNPAPSQYLHTVMLRREEVPGFENYPFDIPAVRHLESLELHPKVTFFVGENGSGKSTLLEAIAEKLGFSMEGGTKNTNLMMHEYRSELTSKITLSRSHLHPMDGFFLRAESYYNFATLMDELGHWSYGGKSLHEQSHGESFFATLAHRLGGHGIYLFDEPEAALSPQRQMSLLVRMHDLIGEFSQFIIATHSPILMAYPEAWIYEFSEDGIKRVAYEDTEHYQITSRFMRDPHGMMQRLLDPPDELNLKG, translated from the coding sequence ATGGTGAACCCCGCACCCTCTCAATACCTGCACACTGTCATGCTGCGACGTGAGGAAGTGCCGGGTTTTGAAAATTACCCTTTTGATATTCCAGCCGTTCGTCATTTGGAGTCTCTGGAATTGCACCCCAAAGTGACCTTTTTTGTAGGCGAAAATGGGTCTGGAAAATCCACTTTGTTGGAGGCTATCGCAGAGAAGTTGGGCTTCAGCATGGAGGGAGGAACGAAGAACACGAACCTGATGATGCACGAGTATCGCTCGGAGCTGACTTCGAAGATCACACTTTCCCGGAGTCACCTTCACCCCATGGATGGCTTTTTTCTCAGGGCAGAGAGTTATTACAATTTTGCCACGTTGATGGATGAGCTGGGTCACTGGTCTTACGGAGGAAAAAGCCTGCATGAGCAGTCGCACGGAGAGTCCTTTTTTGCCACGCTCGCGCATCGGCTCGGCGGTCATGGAATCTACCTTTTTGATGAGCCTGAGGCGGCGTTATCTCCTCAGCGGCAGATGTCTCTGCTCGTGCGGATGCATGATCTCATCGGGGAGTTTTCGCAGTTCATCATCGCGACGCATTCCCCCATTCTCATGGCCTATCCAGAGGCTTGGATTTATGAGTTCAGTGAGGACGGAATCAAGCGAGTGGCCTATGAGGACACGGAGCATTATCAAATCACCAGCCGATTCATGCGGGATCCCCACGGCATGATGCAGCGGCTTTTGGACCCGCCTGACGAGCTGAACTTAAAGGGTTGA
- a CDS encoding 7-carboxy-7-deazaguanine synthase QueE, which yields MRISEIFYSVQGEGSLTGVPSVFVRTSGCNLRCTWCDTPYASWSPEGPDMSLAAILTEVMLHPTRYVVVTGGEPMVAKEIHTFLHQLRDAGKHITIETAGTVQPPALPIDLASLSPKLANSVPSLEKAGAAWLARHQETRLQPAILRQWLEHSRDYQLKFVISSEADLFEAQEVIRSIGIPIPPEKILLMPEGTSLEAMRTRYDLLVKACLTHGYRLSPRLHIELFGNTRGT from the coding sequence ATGCGCATCTCAGAGATTTTTTATTCCGTGCAGGGAGAAGGTTCACTCACGGGGGTACCTTCGGTTTTTGTGCGCACTTCTGGCTGCAACCTGCGCTGCACCTGGTGCGATACGCCTTATGCATCTTGGTCACCGGAGGGACCTGACATGAGCCTCGCCGCTATCCTGACGGAAGTCATGCTCCACCCCACCCGTTACGTTGTGGTGACCGGAGGGGAACCCATGGTGGCCAAAGAGATTCACACTTTTCTTCATCAGTTGAGGGATGCAGGCAAACACATCACCATTGAAACCGCCGGCACGGTGCAGCCCCCTGCCCTTCCCATTGATCTCGCCTCCCTTAGCCCGAAACTGGCAAACTCTGTCCCGAGCCTGGAAAAAGCAGGGGCAGCGTGGTTAGCGCGTCATCAGGAAACCCGCCTGCAACCAGCCATCCTTCGTCAATGGCTAGAGCATTCACGGGACTACCAGCTCAAGTTCGTCATTTCGAGTGAAGCGGATCTCTTTGAGGCGCAGGAGGTCATCAGGTCCATTGGCATTCCCATCCCGCCAGAAAAAATTCTGCTCATGCCCGAAGGCACAAGCCTGGAGGCGATGCGCACGCGGTATGACCTGTTGGTGAAAGCCTGCCTCACCCACGGCTACCGCCTCAGCCCTCGGCTTCATATTGAGCTCTTTGGCAACACCCGAGGGACCTGA
- a CDS encoding inorganic phosphate transporter: MTSALILLLVVLLVVLAFEYINGFHDTANAIATVVSTKVLTPRQALALAATANLIGAFWGTAVAKTIGAGLVDIAHVTTMTILCAMLGGIIWNLLTWYFGLPSSSSHALIGGLCGATLASANGNWHVLIWSKAKVDAKTGAVTMDGIFHKVVIPMITSPVLGFVVGFIVMGLLFWLIRNWRPHTINTVFAKLQIVSAAYMGFGHGFADAQKTMGIIALTLFTATTAGTLDNVPSILGFLRTPEFEVASWVKITCALVMAAGTWAGGWRIIKTLGHKMVKMKPVHGFAAETTAATILAVTGHLGMPVSTTHTITTSIMGVGAAKRWNSIRWSLVERIVWAWVLTIPVTSALSYVIYKVLT; encoded by the coding sequence ATGACTTCTGCTCTCATCCTGCTCCTGGTGGTGCTGCTGGTGGTGCTGGCCTTTGAATACATCAATGGCTTTCACGACACTGCCAATGCCATCGCCACCGTGGTCTCCACCAAGGTACTCACTCCACGTCAGGCACTCGCCCTAGCAGCCACGGCCAATTTGATCGGCGCTTTTTGGGGCACTGCCGTGGCTAAGACCATCGGCGCTGGCCTGGTGGATATCGCCCACGTCACCACCATGACCATCCTCTGCGCCATGCTCGGGGGCATCATCTGGAATCTCCTCACCTGGTATTTCGGCCTCCCTAGCAGCAGCAGCCACGCCCTCATCGGCGGGCTCTGCGGTGCCACCCTGGCTTCGGCCAATGGAAACTGGCATGTTCTCATTTGGTCTAAGGCGAAGGTGGATGCCAAGACAGGCGCTGTGACCATGGACGGCATTTTCCACAAAGTGGTCATCCCCATGATCACCTCTCCAGTGCTGGGTTTTGTGGTCGGCTTCATTGTGATGGGGCTGCTTTTTTGGCTCATCCGCAACTGGCGTCCACACACCATCAACACCGTGTTTGCTAAGCTCCAGATTGTCTCTGCCGCCTACATGGGCTTTGGCCACGGCTTTGCGGATGCCCAGAAAACCATGGGTATCATCGCGCTCACCCTCTTCACGGCTACCACAGCAGGCACGCTGGATAATGTGCCTAGCATTTTGGGCTTTCTCCGCACCCCCGAGTTTGAAGTGGCGAGCTGGGTAAAAATCACCTGCGCCCTCGTCATGGCCGCAGGCACCTGGGCGGGTGGCTGGCGCATCATCAAGACCCTGGGCCATAAGATGGTGAAGATGAAGCCCGTTCACGGCTTTGCTGCCGAGACCACAGCGGCCACGATCCTGGCCGTCACAGGGCACTTAGGCATGCCCGTTTCCACCACGCATACGATCACCACCTCCATCATGGGTGTGGGCGCAGCCAAGCGCTGGAACTCCATCCGCTGGAGCCTCGTCGAGCGAATCGTCTGGGCCTGGGTGCTCACCATTCCCGTCACTTCCGCCCTCTCTTACGTTATCTACAAAGTGCTGACCTAG
- a CDS encoding 30S ribosomal protein S6: MKRKYEAMIVLDMKGKEESVEELVSGIGREMEKSGVKLEQIDKLGKRKFPFNPRHVESGYFVNYQIEADNAGLDSIRAKLKLHDSVYQQYYQRR; this comes from the coding sequence ATGAAGCGTAAATACGAAGCCATGATCGTCCTCGACATGAAGGGCAAAGAAGAATCCGTCGAAGAACTCGTCAGCGGCATCGGCCGTGAGATGGAGAAGTCCGGCGTGAAGCTTGAGCAGATTGACAAGCTCGGCAAACGCAAGTTTCCCTTCAACCCACGCCACGTCGAGAGCGGCTATTTCGTGAACTACCAGATCGAAGCTGACAATGCCGGTCTGGACAGCATCCGCGCTAAGTTGAAGCTGCATGACAGTGTTTATCAGCAGTATTATCAGCGCCGCTAA
- a CDS encoding NlpC/P60 family protein — MPARFWPLFFILLTSCLSSCASRKKVWDYEYSRGKTAVVVGGKAVPPAGLPAPVMRAISAGNRIAGLPYKFGGGHRSFVDSGYDCSGTVSYVLHGAGFLNSPGTSSSLRSYGKAGEGKYITVYSRNGHTFIVVAGLRLDTGYNGERKGPRWSNKSRPMKGYVARHPPGY; from the coding sequence ATGCCCGCCCGTTTTTGGCCTCTCTTTTTTATCTTGCTCACATCCTGCCTCAGCAGTTGCGCTTCGCGGAAAAAAGTATGGGATTATGAATACAGCCGTGGCAAGACGGCTGTGGTGGTGGGAGGTAAGGCTGTGCCTCCAGCAGGGCTGCCTGCTCCTGTTATGCGGGCAATCAGTGCGGGAAATCGCATTGCGGGGCTACCTTATAAATTCGGCGGCGGCCACCGTTCCTTTGTGGACTCGGGTTATGACTGTTCGGGCACGGTTTCTTATGTGTTGCATGGAGCGGGTTTTCTGAACAGTCCTGGCACTTCCAGCAGTCTGCGCAGTTATGGAAAAGCTGGCGAGGGCAAGTACATCACCGTCTATTCACGCAATGGGCACACCTTTATTGTGGTGGCCGGGCTGCGCCTAGACACTGGCTACAATGGTGAAAGGAAAGGGCCTCGTTGGTCGAATAAATCGCGCCCGATGAAGGGCTATGTGGCGCGACATCCGCCAGGATACTAA
- a CDS encoding DUF47 domain-containing protein gives MISLQKLFGKNDIFYDLLEASAAEALHSVQALGKLLAQPVATQNLDELILTRRKDKKITEQINEELCRTFVTELEREDIEALSNVLYKIPKTVEKIAERVIITGGRLQDVDFSRHLQMMEEATTTVLNIVKELRKKLHLERVKDMNAKLQHIEGEADKLMMGLLKELYAGQRDPIQTIMLKDLYELMEKVYDRCRDAGNVVSHIVLKYS, from the coding sequence ATGATCTCCCTGCAGAAGCTTTTTGGCAAAAACGACATCTTCTACGACCTGCTGGAAGCCAGCGCCGCAGAGGCCCTGCACAGTGTCCAGGCCTTGGGGAAACTTCTCGCCCAGCCCGTCGCCACCCAAAACCTGGATGAACTGATCCTCACGCGCCGGAAGGACAAAAAGATCACCGAGCAGATCAACGAAGAACTCTGCCGCACCTTCGTCACTGAACTGGAGCGCGAAGACATCGAAGCCCTTTCCAACGTTCTCTACAAAATCCCCAAAACGGTCGAGAAAATTGCCGAGCGCGTCATCATCACCGGGGGTCGCCTTCAAGATGTGGACTTCAGCCGCCACCTTCAGATGATGGAAGAGGCCACCACCACGGTGCTGAACATCGTTAAAGAACTGCGAAAAAAACTGCACCTGGAACGTGTGAAGGACATGAACGCCAAGCTGCAGCACATTGAGGGTGAGGCGGATAAACTCATGATGGGCCTGCTGAAGGAACTCTACGCCGGCCAGCGCGACCCCATCCAAACCATCATGCTCAAGGATCTCTATGAGCTCATGGAAAAGGTGTATGACCGCTGCCGCGACGCTGGCAATGTGGTGTCCCACATCGTGCTGAAGTATTCCTGA
- a CDS encoding ribose-phosphate diphosphokinase: protein MTDNLKILSGSAHPELARLICENLGTKLCEATLTTFPDGETFVQIHENIRGSDLFIVQPTCPPTNQNLMELLIMVDAVRRASAHRITAVLPFFGYARQDRKDRPRVPITAKLVANLLVASGVNRVLTVDLHAGQIQGFFDIPVDHLYAGPVLMKAIKERQIEDLVVVSPDVGGIKMTHAYAKALKAPMAIVAKNRVSAEEVEALNVIGDVNGKNVLLVDDLTETAGTLTAAAELLLKHGAKAIYAGVSHAVLGEKGHNRISKSPILELFSTNSTPQAQGEKVTTLDIAPLLAQAIRRIHDNESVTSLFDI from the coding sequence ATGACGGATAACTTGAAGATTTTAAGTGGATCAGCACACCCGGAACTGGCGCGCCTGATTTGTGAAAATTTGGGCACCAAACTTTGCGAGGCCACCCTCACGACCTTCCCAGATGGTGAAACCTTTGTGCAGATCCATGAGAACATCCGTGGCAGCGATCTTTTTATCGTCCAGCCCACCTGTCCACCCACCAACCAGAATTTGATGGAGCTTCTCATCATGGTGGATGCCGTTCGCCGTGCCAGTGCCCACCGCATCACGGCCGTGTTGCCCTTTTTTGGTTATGCTAGGCAGGATCGCAAAGACCGTCCACGTGTGCCCATCACGGCCAAATTGGTGGCTAACCTACTCGTGGCCAGCGGTGTGAACCGTGTGCTGACGGTGGATCTCCATGCTGGTCAGATCCAGGGTTTCTTCGATATCCCGGTGGATCATCTGTATGCCGGGCCTGTGCTGATGAAGGCCATCAAGGAACGTCAAATTGAGGACCTCGTTGTCGTTTCGCCGGATGTTGGCGGTATCAAAATGACCCACGCCTATGCCAAAGCGCTGAAAGCTCCCATGGCCATCGTGGCAAAAAATCGCGTGAGCGCTGAAGAAGTGGAGGCTCTCAATGTCATCGGTGACGTGAATGGAAAAAATGTGCTTCTGGTGGATGACCTCACGGAAACCGCAGGGACATTGACGGCTGCCGCCGAACTGCTGTTGAAACACGGGGCCAAGGCCATCTACGCAGGCGTTTCACACGCGGTGCTTGGAGAAAAGGGCCATAACCGCATCTCCAAATCGCCGATTTTGGAGCTTTTTTCCACCAACTCAACCCCCCAGGCTCAGGGGGAAAAAGTGACGACTTTGGACATCGCGCCGTTGCTTGCGCAGGCGATTCGACGCATTCACGACAACGAGTCCGTCACATCTCTCTTTGACATCTGA
- a CDS encoding hemolysin family protein yields MSGILTELLILLGLLLLNGVFAMAETALISARRTRLEMMAQEGQKSALRALELQADPGIFLSTVQVGITLVGIIAGAASGAGLARELEPLLAVVPWLGQWAPTLSMVIVVSIITFLSVVVGELLPKRLAIHAPEQWAAALAGPMTRLSSLASPIVRLLDFSSDALVRLFGVKPGEEAVMSEEEVRASIIQGHRTGALKSHEKDMLESVLELDELTAADLMTPKPQIVWINLADSPEENRRRMIESGHSYFPVYQGTRDDVLGMISVKTLWKAGENLSANDLQSLLVMPLFVPESMPAARIIEQFRKNNRHQALVIDEFGAMQGLITLNDMMEAILGTMPNEPSPNAPGGRQLDDGSWLVDGQMEMEEAASITGIPLPASFDDDDYRTVAGFVMHILGHVPAEGESFDWQGRKIEVADMDRQRIDKVRVCPAATERS; encoded by the coding sequence ATGTCTGGCATTTTGACTGAACTTCTCATCCTCTTGGGTCTGCTGCTGCTCAATGGCGTTTTTGCCATGGCTGAGACAGCCCTCATCTCCGCAAGGCGCACTCGACTGGAAATGATGGCGCAGGAAGGCCAGAAGAGTGCCCTCCGGGCTCTGGAGTTGCAGGCGGACCCAGGCATTTTTCTTTCCACGGTACAGGTAGGTATCACGTTAGTCGGCATCATCGCAGGTGCCGCCAGCGGCGCAGGCCTTGCACGTGAGCTCGAACCTCTTTTGGCCGTGGTCCCCTGGCTAGGCCAGTGGGCTCCTACTCTGAGCATGGTCATTGTCGTTTCCATCATCACCTTCCTCAGCGTGGTGGTGGGAGAGTTGCTGCCGAAACGTCTGGCCATTCATGCCCCTGAGCAATGGGCAGCGGCCCTGGCTGGGCCCATGACACGACTTTCTTCACTGGCATCCCCGATCGTCCGACTGTTGGACTTTTCCAGCGATGCCCTTGTGCGCCTGTTTGGCGTCAAGCCTGGGGAGGAAGCCGTGATGTCAGAGGAGGAGGTGCGCGCATCCATCATCCAAGGCCACCGAACAGGGGCCTTAAAAAGCCACGAAAAGGACATGCTGGAAAGTGTATTGGAACTGGATGAACTGACAGCGGCGGATCTGATGACGCCAAAGCCCCAGATTGTCTGGATCAACCTGGCCGACAGCCCTGAAGAAAATCGCCGGCGCATGATCGAAAGCGGCCACTCTTATTTCCCTGTCTATCAAGGCACCCGCGATGATGTTCTTGGCATGATCTCGGTGAAAACGCTGTGGAAAGCTGGAGAAAATCTCTCAGCCAACGATTTGCAGTCCCTCCTCGTGATGCCGCTCTTCGTCCCCGAGTCCATGCCCGCAGCGCGGATCATTGAGCAGTTCCGCAAAAACAACCGCCATCAAGCTCTCGTCATTGATGAATTTGGTGCCATGCAAGGCCTCATCACCCTCAATGACATGATGGAGGCCATCCTTGGCACCATGCCGAATGAACCCAGCCCTAATGCCCCCGGTGGCCGACAACTGGACGATGGATCATGGCTGGTGGACGGCCAGATGGAAATGGAAGAAGCCGCCAGCATTACCGGCATCCCCCTTCCCGCCTCTTTCGATGACGATGACTACCGCACAGTGGCTGGATTTGTGATGCACATCCTCGGCCACGTGCCTGCTGAGGGGGAATCTTTCGACTGGCAAGGACGCAAGATCGAGGTCGCTGACATGGATCGTCAGCGCATTGACAAAGTGCGCGTCTGCCCGGCCGCTACTGAGCGGTCATGA
- the pth gene encoding aminoacyl-tRNA hydrolase, whose protein sequence is MPGDETALRSAGGLKPRLIIGLGNPGIDYRDTRHNIGFMVVDELARLSGVSFTEEKRWHGWVAKIPGALLLKPTTFMNDSGRSVQLVSQFYKTSVQELLVIYDDVDLPLGRMRMRLAGSAGGHNGLKSMIRSLGSDAFPRLKLGIATPSGRPAGERLVGHVLGKFREDERAELAIMIQRATDAVRLACQSGLETAMNLFNRKEEQP, encoded by the coding sequence GTGCCCGGTGATGAAACAGCTCTCCGCTCCGCTGGCGGCCTGAAACCCAGGCTCATCATTGGACTTGGGAATCCTGGGATAGATTACCGCGATACTCGTCACAACATTGGTTTTATGGTGGTGGATGAGTTAGCGCGGCTTTCGGGAGTCTCCTTCACGGAGGAAAAACGCTGGCATGGTTGGGTCGCCAAGATTCCTGGGGCCCTCCTGCTGAAGCCAACGACCTTCATGAATGATAGCGGACGTAGTGTGCAACTGGTGAGCCAGTTTTACAAAACCTCCGTTCAGGAACTCCTCGTGATCTACGATGATGTGGATCTCCCGCTAGGTCGCATGAGAATGCGCCTCGCAGGTTCCGCCGGAGGTCACAACGGGCTCAAATCCATGATCCGCTCTTTGGGGTCAGATGCCTTTCCTCGTTTGAAGTTAGGCATTGCAACTCCTTCGGGCCGCCCAGCGGGTGAACGGCTCGTGGGTCATGTGCTTGGAAAATTTCGTGAAGACGAGCGTGCAGAACTCGCCATCATGATTCAGCGTGCTACAGATGCCGTCCGCCTCGCCTGTCAGTCTGGGCTGGAGACCGCAATGAATCTTTTCAACCGCAAAGAAGAACAACCTTAA
- a CDS encoding 50S ribosomal protein L25 — MAKILDIIAQPRSSEGTAAVNRLRKAGSIPAVVYGRKTPPANVQVNAKTFTKLLESSASDNILVSLKIDSAEQLALVQEVQHDHLRGGILHVDFHAIAMDEEIHAEVPLNLTGESPGAKAGGLIEAIHHNLEVRCLPKDLPEGIVVDISDLQVGKAIHVGDIKLPEGVRAKLADDVVVIMCEEPKVEPEAPAAAAPAAKGKAPAAKAAPAAKAAAKK; from the coding sequence ATGGCTAAAATCCTCGACATCATCGCACAACCCCGCAGCAGTGAAGGCACTGCTGCCGTCAACCGCCTGCGCAAGGCTGGTTCCATCCCAGCGGTGGTTTATGGTCGCAAGACTCCTCCTGCCAATGTGCAGGTGAATGCCAAGACCTTCACTAAGCTGCTGGAAAGCAGCGCTTCTGACAACATCCTGGTCAGCCTGAAGATTGATTCTGCTGAGCAGTTGGCCCTCGTCCAGGAAGTGCAGCACGACCACCTCCGTGGTGGCATCCTGCACGTGGACTTCCACGCCATCGCCATGGACGAAGAAATCCACGCTGAAGTTCCTCTGAACCTGACCGGCGAATCCCCAGGCGCAAAGGCCGGTGGTCTCATCGAAGCCATCCACCACAATCTGGAAGTGCGCTGCCTTCCAAAGGACCTTCCTGAAGGCATCGTGGTGGACATCTCTGACCTCCAGGTCGGTAAAGCCATCCACGTGGGTGACATCAAGCTCCCAGAAGGCGTCCGCGCTAAGTTGGCTGACGATGTGGTCGTCATCATGTGCGAAGAGCCAAAGGTGGAGCCTGAAGCTCCTGCCGCTGCCGCCCCTGCTGCCAAGGGTAAAGCTCCTGCTGCTAAGGCTGCTCCTGCCGCCAAAGCCGCCGCTAAGAAGTAA
- a CDS encoding tetratricopeptide repeat protein, with protein sequence MIYSSLSAMRNALCFALVLVSGPQLIAQAPPPAAPAAPGAPAAPTGALNIQQETEALMSEAMRLFQEAKYPEALSKIDQVKKNLNNKPFAQVLFIEGAAYFNLNEYDKAIAALEEYIKSFPEGEQLSAVKMALGRSYINKGDADKGITILKEVVAQSPDLKSEAGLFVAEALKKQDKVDEALAVLKSVLEGGIRSSEAIQAAMMAADLHVAKGDLDAAGELMEKVKGFATGGDNVAQMNNIYLRLGDQMLEKKSFREALGAYQFVRRKSEITRLQKDVIAKIEQSLKTPGKGPIKGTKEELDEKLKTNNGLLEEIEKRTDYDASLYYRLGRCYFEMGRFWESLLAFDVIVKEFKEFPQRDRCVFGMIIANAQLKRVKSARKLCERYINDFPDGADLGTVSEMFGMLAYENGKLQEAADAFNKAEGFPKADKERLRFLRGNVLFEMQRFDDARTTFELLLNEFPDSAYKDDGLYRIALIYFYQNDSINTTKALNNYMKENPKGQYVVDARYRLAFIKFQSRDVDNAMADLESIIKDAPNDQNIGQVHSLLGDAYNQKGDYDKALANFAAGVDKAKSEDVLTYAMDQATDLYAGTGKWKELGDMWQKYLNTHKDNEEQELKAVLWISRARVKENKIDEAKQLLATAIKPKIGNPANEQVEGLIQQLVSLVAPKRRRPAAPVEGAPAAPAELTHEQVEKQLEELITPPQAGMNGTAQMRILFAKAWLAKVMREPVKAEKLFAVIIEVAKPEDLSPMLLATVGDNARTKGDLDKAAGCYNRLNEFYKETEYADGAAVGLAEIAYAKGEFDKALELFTSAIEGYAASSRLLDATLGKAKTLFKLKKYDDAKKLYVQILNTKEWRGEAHATSLFMQGEIEFANQKWGEAIPFYQRVFIAHQKWKSVMAQSYVQCARAFIKFNRPAAPTETPPRQYSDREAAKLLLIEMTKRQDLKDLPEMKQAEQELSKL encoded by the coding sequence ATGATTTACTCGTCTTTGTCTGCCATGCGAAACGCACTTTGCTTTGCTCTTGTCCTTGTTTCTGGGCCTCAATTGATCGCCCAGGCCCCACCGCCTGCAGCCCCAGCTGCCCCCGGGGCACCAGCTGCACCTACGGGTGCTTTGAATATTCAGCAGGAGACGGAGGCCCTCATGTCTGAGGCCATGCGTCTTTTCCAAGAGGCAAAATATCCTGAGGCGCTTTCGAAGATTGATCAGGTGAAGAAAAACCTGAATAACAAGCCCTTTGCCCAGGTGCTCTTCATCGAAGGGGCCGCGTACTTCAATCTCAATGAGTATGACAAGGCTATCGCTGCCTTGGAGGAATACATCAAGTCTTTCCCAGAAGGTGAACAGCTCAGCGCGGTGAAGATGGCGCTCGGGCGCAGTTACATCAATAAAGGGGATGCTGACAAAGGCATCACCATCCTCAAGGAGGTCGTCGCGCAGTCTCCCGACCTCAAATCCGAAGCAGGTCTTTTCGTGGCAGAAGCTTTGAAAAAACAAGATAAGGTGGATGAGGCGCTCGCTGTCTTAAAGTCGGTTCTTGAAGGTGGTATTCGTAGCTCCGAAGCTATCCAGGCGGCCATGATGGCAGCGGACCTACATGTCGCCAAAGGTGACCTGGATGCCGCAGGTGAGCTCATGGAGAAGGTCAAAGGCTTCGCCACGGGTGGGGATAATGTGGCCCAGATGAACAACATTTATCTGCGTTTAGGTGACCAGATGCTGGAGAAAAAAAGCTTCCGCGAAGCTCTCGGGGCTTACCAGTTTGTGCGCCGTAAAAGCGAGATCACCCGTCTCCAAAAAGACGTGATTGCTAAAATCGAACAGAGTCTGAAAACGCCAGGCAAAGGGCCGATCAAGGGCACCAAGGAAGAGCTCGATGAGAAGCTCAAAACCAACAATGGATTGCTGGAAGAGATCGAAAAACGCACCGACTACGATGCTTCTCTTTATTACCGCTTGGGCCGCTGTTACTTTGAAATGGGGCGTTTCTGGGAGTCTCTTTTGGCGTTTGATGTCATCGTGAAGGAGTTCAAGGAATTCCCTCAGCGTGACCGCTGCGTCTTCGGCATGATCATTGCCAATGCCCAGCTCAAGCGTGTGAAGTCAGCCCGCAAACTTTGCGAACGCTACATCAATGATTTTCCGGATGGTGCAGATTTAGGCACGGTATCGGAAATGTTCGGCATGCTTGCTTATGAAAATGGTAAGCTGCAAGAGGCCGCGGATGCCTTTAACAAAGCTGAAGGTTTTCCCAAAGCCGACAAGGAGCGCCTGCGCTTTCTGCGTGGAAACGTGCTGTTTGAAATGCAGCGTTTTGACGATGCGCGGACCACTTTTGAACTTCTGCTGAATGAGTTTCCAGACTCCGCTTACAAGGATGACGGCCTGTATCGCATCGCTCTCATTTACTTCTATCAGAATGACTCGATCAATACCACGAAGGCACTGAATAACTACATGAAGGAAAACCCGAAAGGGCAGTATGTCGTGGATGCTCGTTATCGTCTGGCTTTCATCAAATTTCAAAGTCGCGACGTGGACAATGCGATGGCAGACTTGGAAAGCATCATCAAGGATGCCCCGAATGACCAGAACATCGGCCAAGTGCACAGTTTGTTAGGCGATGCCTACAACCAAAAAGGGGATTATGACAAAGCCTTGGCCAATTTCGCCGCAGGCGTGGATAAGGCCAAGTCTGAAGATGTGCTGACCTACGCCATGGACCAAGCTACGGATCTCTACGCGGGCACGGGCAAGTGGAAAGAGCTGGGGGACATGTGGCAAAAATACCTCAATACGCACAAGGACAACGAAGAGCAGGAGCTCAAGGCTGTGCTGTGGATCTCCCGTGCTCGAGTGAAGGAAAATAAGATTGATGAGGCCAAACAACTTCTCGCGACCGCCATCAAACCTAAAATTGGAAACCCTGCGAATGAGCAAGTGGAAGGTCTCATTCAGCAGTTGGTTAGCTTAGTCGCGCCGAAGCGCCGCCGTCCAGCTGCGCCTGTGGAAGGTGCCCCAGCAGCACCTGCGGAGTTGACTCACGAACAGGTGGAAAAGCAACTCGAAGAACTGATTACTCCACCTCAGGCAGGCATGAATGGCACTGCCCAAATGCGCATTCTTTTTGCCAAAGCCTGGCTCGCCAAAGTGATGCGTGAACCCGTCAAAGCGGAGAAGCTTTTTGCCGTCATTATTGAGGTTGCTAAGCCTGAAGACCTAAGCCCAATGTTATTGGCCACGGTGGGTGACAATGCGCGCACAAAGGGTGATCTAGACAAGGCAGCTGGCTGCTACAATCGCCTGAACGAATTCTATAAAGAGACTGAGTATGCCGATGGTGCTGCTGTGGGTCTGGCAGAGATCGCATACGCCAAGGGTGAGTTCGATAAAGCTTTGGAGTTGTTCACTTCGGCTATCGAAGGTTATGCTGCGAGCTCACGCTTGCTTGATGCAACTCTGGGGAAGGCGAAGACGCTCTTCAAACTGAAGAAGTATGACGATGCCAAGAAATTGTATGTGCAGATCCTCAACACGAAAGAGTGGCGCGGTGAGGCGCATGCGACCTCCCTTTTCATGCAGGGAGAGATTGAGTTCGCTAACCAGAAGTGGGGTGAAGCTATTCCCTTCTATCAGCGCGTTTTCATTGCTCATCAAAAGTGGAAGAGTGTGATGGCTCAGTCCTACGTGCAGTGTGCGCGGGCTTTCATCAAGTTCAACCGCCCGGCAGCTCCGACTGAAACGCCGCCGCGTCAGTATTCAGATCGTGAAGCTGCTAAACTGCTGCTCATCGAGATGACCAAGCGTCAGGACCTGAAGGATCTGCCAGAAATGAAGCAGGCCGAACAAGAACTTTCCAAGCTTTGA